GATCATGTGTGATCCAGATCACGGACATCCCAATCTCTCGACACAGTCTCTTGACCAGATCAATAATCTGGGCCTGAATGGTCACATCTAACGCGGTTGTTGGTTCATCGGCAATCAAAACAGATGGCTCACAAGCGAGTCCAGCAGCAATCATGATTCGTTGTCGCATACCCCCAGAAAATTGATGGGGGTAATGGCGATAACGTTTCTCTGCTTCAGGGATGCCTACCAGTTCTAACAGTTCAATCGCCCTACCTTTAGCGACCTTTTCTGAAATTCCCTGATGTTCAATGATCGATTCCTGGATTTGATCGCCGATTCGCAAGACAGGATTCAGGGAAGTCATTGGATCCTGAAAAACCATAGCAATTCGATTTCCCCGCATCTCTCGCATCTCTGCATCACTCAACTGGAGGAGATCTCGACCTTCAAAGTGAACACTCCCTTGGACTTCGCAATCACGATCTGGAATCAGACGCAGCAGCGAGAGTACGCCAACACTCTTGCCCGAACCACTTTCGCCAACGATCGCCAGAATCTCCTGTTTCCCCAGGCTGTAACTGATTCCATTGACAGCCTGCACAACACCATCTGGTGTGGGGAAGTGAACGTAGAGATCTTCGACTTCTAACAGGGCCTCATCCATATTCACACCCGAATCTTTTGTTTGGGGTCCAGTGCATCTCGTAAGCCGTCTCCCAGAAAGGAAAAGCCCAGCATGGTTAGAGCAATGGCTAACGTGGGCAATAATGCGAGATGCCAATAGACCCGAACATAGGCATTGCTGGCCCCAACCATTTTCCCCCAGCTCGCAATTGGATCGTTGACACCCAATCCTAAAAAACTCAGTCCAGCTTCCGCAAAAATCGCCGTTGGGATCCCTAAGCTAATGGCAATCAGTATTGGACTCATGGCGTTAGGTATTAGATGTCGGAAGAGGATGCGCCATTCCGATGCACCGATGCCTCGAGCAGCAGTACAGTATTCCTGTTCGCGTAGCGTCAAGACCTGGGCCCGGGTGATGCGGGCAATG
This portion of the SAR324 cluster bacterium genome encodes:
- a CDS encoding ABC transporter ATP-binding protein, yielding MDEALLEVEDLYVHFPTPDGVVQAVNGISYSLGKQEILAIVGESGSGKSVGVLSLLRLIPDRDCEVQGSVHFEGRDLLQLSDAEMREMRGNRIAMVFQDPMTSLNPVLRIGDQIQESIIEHQGISEKVAKGRAIELLELVGIPEAEKRYRHYPHQFSGGMRQRIMIAAGLACEPSVLIADEPTTALDVTIQAQIIDLVKRLCREIGMSVIWITHDLGIVAGLADRVAVMYAGKIVEFAPVDQLFKTPQHPYSKGLLNSLPRLDTRSEKPLEAIEGLPPNLIHYPTSCPFLERCLYQTEQCQTPPKKQSISTTHKVWCHHAGKL